AACATCTGATCTTAGTTTTTCAAAATTTTGCTTATGCTCTTCATAATTTGCCTGTGCTGCTTCCAATCTTGCTGCATTGCTGCTATCGTTTTTTGTTACTTGTGCTAATGCTTCAAGATCTGTTCTATAGGCATCGTATTCTATTCTGTAAACAAACCTCTTTTGTTTATAAGTATTTGCGAAATATATTTAACTATTTCTCTTGTTAAAACAGTGTTACAATTACCTTGCTGTTTCATATTGTCGTACTGTAAATAATGTGTCTTCAATAGTTTTATTACAAAGTGTATTTActgaagaaacaaaaaaatttaAGGCCCCTAATAATGTTTCACCATTTTTAGTCAAATTCCTTTGAGTTTCTGAATTATATAGAAACTCTTCTTGTAACTCTGGAGATTTTTGTGCTAACTCAGAAAATGCTTCCCCTAAAGCATGTTGCGTTTGAACAACATGATGAAAATGAGAAGCTAATGCTCTAGATAATCGTAACACATTGCAGTACTTCCTTTGAGTATCTCTTAATAATTCAATTTGTGTTTCAAGTTCTATAAAAGGAAAGATATAACAGTTACATAagaaacataaataatattaagctATATTATATAGAACTTACCTGAATCTACTGTACGGGATGTTTTCCCAAGTTTTTCATACATTAATTGTCTTGTACACTTATAAGTAGAAATACTCCAATTTTTAATGCTTTCAATTTTACTCTGAGCAGTACGCATTGTCTGTGTATCACCATTCTGAATAGGTGTATTTGGAGATACTGTTACAGCTAttagatatataaaaatatttgagtaatgttcAAATTAATCCTTTGCAATAGATTTATTAGATTATACTTTATTAACACAAATCTCACTTACACATTTGAGATATAGGACTACCCAATGTTAAGTTTATTGTAGCTGGTCTGGGTTGATTTtcattattacaattatttggTACATGAGGTGGAGGAGTTCCACTATGAACTGCACTATCGCTATCATTTAAAGATGGAGCATCTTTCAACATTTCATGAATACTTCGCTCCATTCCACTTAATGTAACAgctatattatgatataaataaaaaatatattaatatgttttaggataaaatgtaaaattaaaacCTTTTGGAAAGTAAACAATTGGAAAACTTAGAATATATCTTAAGaaagatattaatataatatatcataaaaAATAGATCTCAACAAATCTAATTAATAAAGACTGATCAAAACATTACTGAAAATTAATCTATAAAACATAGATATAATTACTGAATAttcgtaataattttataaaaagattTACGAACAAAAATGG
Above is a window of Bombus affinis isolate iyBomAffi1 chromosome 5, iyBomAffi1.2, whole genome shotgun sequence DNA encoding:
- the LOC126916722 gene encoding arfaptin-2, with the translated sequence MERSIHEMLKDAPSLNDSDSAVHSGTPPPHVPNNCNNENQPRPATINLTLGSPISQMSVTVSPNTPIQNGDTQTMRTAQSKIESIKNWSISTYKCTRQLMYEKLGKTSRTVDSELETQIELLRDTQRKYCNVLRLSRALASHFHHVVQTQHALGEAFSELAQKSPELQEEFLYNSETQRNLTKNGETLLGALNFFVSSVNTLCNKTIEDTLFTVRQYETARIEYDAYRTDLEALAQVTKNDSSNAARLEAAQANYEEHKQNFEKLRSDVSIKLKFLDENRIKVMHKQLLLFHNAVSAYFSGNQTALEATLKQFNIKVKSPNSSLPSWLEQ